The Dermochelys coriacea isolate rDerCor1 chromosome 7, rDerCor1.pri.v4, whole genome shotgun sequence sequence GCAAAGTAGGTCCAGACGTCAACAGAGGGCGAGAGACAAACACAACATCACCCGCAGAGGGCGCGccacatggactgagctaattcctggaggTACCAACAGGAACCAACCCCGTCACAGGCAGTTTATAGAACATCTCAATGGCATGAGGTTTAAAACCAACCATAAAGAGCCAAAAATACCCAAATGAGAGAGACATTGTTACACTTTGCAGACCAACTCTTCACATAAACCAGTGGGCACGCTTCCATCTCCGAATTAACGTCAATCCCATATTTTCCAGATTTTCCTTAAAGACTGTAGAATAACTGGACAAAAATACACaattctatctgtaaaatggaattcCAGTTTAACAATTCAGAGATTATAATCTAGGTTTAGTAAATAATCCAGCTATCATCagatacaaagaagaaaaaatcatcaacattttcaaaattattttgaaataatttagaTTTACATTATagaaatattttctatatttttgctGACAGCCTGAGATACACAAATtgggccctgagcctgcaaacacatgtatgtgagtaactttatgcatatgcatagtaccactgacgtcaatgggaatACTTAGCGGTGTAAAGCTGCTCATATGAATAAGTGTTTTACATGATAAAAATTTCAGACGAAAATAAGAAAATGACTGTCCAATTGATTTTGGACAaagcagagcagctctcattcCTTCTATCTGATCCACCAAAAGACTTCAgcggactttggatcaggccctgtaagtCACTGAAAAGACCTTAAGAGAATCTACGGGAGTTTATTTTCAGCTAAATATTACATACATACGTTGTTACTGTTCGCTGGAGATCGAAATTTGTGGTTGATGCATGAGGTCTGAAGCAGCAGCTATTGCTGTTTTCTCTGTAGCCACCACCATCTTGGATATGTTGTCATGGTCATAGTGTCATCAATAAAGTTGGAGGAGGAGggataaagaaaattaaatttttcagttttactaTTTGCCTTTCCAGAAACTGTCGCTTACTCGCGTGAACTGGATTCCTGCTGAATTTTTGATTTAATCCAGTTAAGGAATCTTGTCACTTGGGTATAAACTCCTGGTTTATCTTTTATGCCACACTGTTCGCCCCAGCTCACAATTCCATAGACATAATAGGAACCATTTTGTACACAGGTTAGAGGACCTCCAGAATCTccctgaggagaaaaaaaaataagagccaTTCTTATGAATAAGAAACAttctaaaataaagcaaaatgttgCCCAACAACAAAATTTCTCTCTCAAGCACAAGATTTTGAggttttgaatgattttttttttatacagatgTGCCACGGAGGTGGTGTTCAGATCCTGATTAGGTTTAGGACACCTCTCCTGATTCCGTTAAAATGACAGTGAAAATTCAACAACAAAACTGTTCTTGTGAAGTTTTGGCTCAAACTGGCAGAAATCTCACAAGTTCACATTACACTTCCAGAGTCATGAATGAAAGTCACTTGGCATTATGGTCATAACCTTGATTCATAACTATATGGGCAGATTCAGATTGTATATCAAAATATCTGTAAAACTGAGTTGGGCCCGTCTTTAGTTttgtcttttttcatttaaaggtTTATGGAAAAACTCCAGAGGCATACTGAGCCAGGTTTTGCTGTGTTACAATAGTTCAGCTCTGGAGTggcttcagatttacaccagagtaacagTAAAATTAATCCTGACTTCCCCCTATGAATATGAGATCTGAGGAGGAAGATCAAGTTGGAGGTCTGGTGCTCATGACAAAGAAGAATATGATAGAtttgagaagagagagagagagagaggaagagaagattAGAAGGTATGTGCATTAAGAAGAGTTCTGGGTAAGCATCTGAACTTTTGAACTTTTCCACGGAATCTCTAAACCTTCTCTGTCATTGATAGTGATGACATTAATTCTAAGACTATGTCTCTCAAATCACAATGAAGAAAGAAGAAGGCTGTTTTAATGCGTTGATAGGAGAAACAGAAACATATGTAGTACCCTGCCAGAGCCATTACTCTGCACAACCtatttatgtgattttttttaaagagaaaaattaatGTTCAAATACAGAAAAAGCATCCGACCTGACAAGTATCAACTCCTGGTGTCTGCAGATTTCCTGCACAAAGCATGCTTTCATCCAGTTTGTTATCATATGCGCGCCGTGCATTGCACTGTGTCTTGGAGATCAGCTTTACTCTGGCATCTAACAGCTGACGAGATCCTTCACCTACAAGATGTGCGCCAAGAAATTGCGGAAAGTCACCTTCCCCACTTCatgttatgtttttaatttgagtTTGTTTGTAAtttggatgggggggagggaagtctGTCTGAAATTATACAAATTTAGTTAGAGCCTATGCCTGGGAACTTCGATCAGAACATTGAAGTCATGGGGAGAGTTGTCTGACTAGAGGCAGAGGAAGGTCTACAGATTTGGTCATTCCACCTACACATTTGCTAGTGGCattcagtggcctgattttcaaaggtgctgatcaCTTGcagcctccattgacttcaacgggatttgtaggtgctcagcacttctgaaaatcaagccactatATATTTTTCAACACACAAAATAATGAAACGGATAAGCAAGGTAAAATCCTACAATATTTAAAGGAGATAACTAATGGGAATCTAAAGACATGACATATCATCTAAAGGGGAGGGCCACCGATTCAAAGAACTACATCTGCAGCTACTTAAGAGTGGTTTATAAGTTTGGCCTTACTCCAGAGTTACAGGAAACATTTTGCCGTCTCAGTGATTTCCTGAAATGCTAATAATAGCTCTGTTCAGAGAAAGAGAGCCAGTTTGAACACTTATAAAGTAATTGGTTTtctaaataaacaatttaaaaaaattaaaagaactgttcaatttagattttttaaaaaaatatccattaCATTCTATTGGCACATTCTGAACAAATGGACATGCTTTGCtattgttgacttcaatgggagttacatcaacaggtagaatttggccctatgtgtCATATCAGACTATCATTTGCAAAGTACTAAGCCACTTAACGCATCCTGAATGACACATTGTCCTTCTGTTACTTTACAGCAACACATCAATCAGAACATGAGAAAATACACTTTTCAGAAAATTGCcatgatcttttttaaaaaaagcataattcCCACTCAGAGTTACTGGCTGTAATAAAGATTTGGGTAGAATTGCTTGAACTTGAAATGATTTGGATGTTTGATTTGTAGAAGCGGCAAACAAATTCAGATGCTGCTTATCAAAAGCTTAATGGGTGTGGAAAACTTGCAAGAGTTCCGGTATCTGATCCTGTCTGGAAATACTGTAAGTAAAGCATAGCCTCATTCACGGTACATTGTTGCTTCTGTTTTTGGCTCTGAATGAAGCCAAGAAGCGCAGTGTCAAGTGGCAAAGAAAAAGGTTAATggattttttcagattttccagAAAGGTTTGGATACTGGATGAAGGTTCAAGCCAATACTTATTTTACCTAGACAGGTTAACACATGTTGCTTAATCTGAATATTAGATACTAGGGCCTAGATTCTGATCCAGGGAATTGCAGAGCAACTCTGCTGAGAGAGTTACTCTATTCTAACATGGATATAACTGAGATCAGCCAACCCTCAAATACCTTACCTGTTTCAGTATCTCCCCATCCTGAGATATAGCACTCAGTCCCATCAGGAAATGGAGCACTGGGCAAACACACTGTTTTTACGTACTTCGTTTCTAGAGCACAATGGCCATGAACTGGCTTCAGCTTAAGCAAAGCTATACACAGGGTAACAAAGAATATATTGATAGATAAAAATGAAAGGGGATTAAAATTAATCTACAATGTACAAATGTGCACTGTGCAAATGCCTGAAATCTACTATTTGTACCATTTGCTGGACCCTGCCCTCTGTACCTACTTGTTTATGTAACCATCCTGAAAATCTAGAATGCCTACACTGTACACAATCACACACTGGCTTTATCTTTTCTAGAACCTGTCCTCACActattgaagtcagcaggagttctgccattgatttcagtgagagcaggatcagccCAATAGAGAGGTGCAGCCCATAGAAACCGTACCTCCATTTTCATCAGTGAAAAGGTCCAACCAACAATGCCTCGTCAAAGAGTTCACCACCCATGTTGCAATGCTGTGGGAGCTTACCGATATCATTGAATGGAATATCGTTCCTTTCTTTGTAATGTCCATGCCGAATTATCTTCTCCACATCAAATTTTTGTTCATGGTACTCTGTCTTCTCCACGTCTTGCTTTCCAAGGGACACTTGCAGGTTGTCTGTGTGAAggctaagaagaagaaaaaaaaagcaaatcacCTGCTGAACTTTTTAGCTCTGGTGCTTAGAATCAGGCTCACTGACAGCAATTCCGGCCTGGCTAGGGCCATCCCTAAGGAGGCTGGGGGCCCGCGGCGGAAGTGACAAATCTGTCACTTCTGAGACTGACCGTGCTGGCCAATTGTGCCAGCACATGGGGCCCGGAGCTGTCGTGtgtgcctaggagccctgtggcccgcctgggtgatttaaaagggtcaGGGGCctccgggcccttttaaattgacagggcccctgggcaattgccctgtttgCACCCCAATGGCTGGCCTGCTTGGAATGCAGGCAGTCAGAATGGTGACCAAGTCAGCAATGCTTGAATGAGTGCCTGCATTTTGTAATTTACCAGTCTCCAAACTTTCCCTACCTAGAGATTTCTACACACCCACGAGGCATATGCTCCTCTGAAAATGAAATATAGTATTCCAGGCAGAGGCTAATTGGGGTTTAGCAACAGGAGGCAAAAATCACAGAATAGCTGTTCTAGAGCGCTCGCTGCTTTCTTCCTTATGCCATGGTGTGTGGTGCCACATGTTGTGTGGTTGACCCCAACCCCAGGTCTTCAGATGACTTTCCTTTCAACCACCAGAAAGCTTGCTacattcctcctcctttcctccagCAGATACTGAAAACCCTCAGAGAGGGGATTCCTTCAGATACTGACAACATTTCCCTAAGGAATTAACTGAAGGCTTGAATCAGTCCTACAGCAAGGTGTGATAAAAACACCAACACATCAGCCAACtgccttatctacactacacaGAAGtaagaggagggaggagagaatttCATAGGTAACACCTTTTGGGGGGGATGCTCAGTACATGTTTTTATAATATCCTTTTAACTTCCTGTACATAGTTACTCACTAGCATGTGATCTTAATACAAATACCAACCACAGCTAAATCAAGCAGAAACTGACGCCTCTGAACTTTAATCCAATTTGAGAAGAAGGTCGATTTATGTATTGGTTCTCGAAGTGGAGTTCCCTAATAGTCCATGTAGAAATATCcgctctcttcccttctctctcacTTCACAGCCCCTTCTGTAGGTTACTGTACACACGGTATAACCTTGTTTCAACTTAACTAGCGTTTGATTAGAAGCAGAAGTCAGATTCTCTTTGAGCAACCGCAGCAAAGGTGTGAAAGGGACAACATGTATTTTAATGAGCTTCTGGGACACTCATGCAGTGGGAGGGAAGTGGACTGGATGATTTAATAGatgtttttaatctaaattttctgtgattttataactatatggtaatAACATTCCTTTACCGTCTCATTCTTCATTCTCTGGCAACCCTCAATACAAGTCCTAAGTAATGTTTTAGGATTTTATTTTCAACTGACAAAGTGGTGtagttccattaaagttaatgctGATTTACATTACCTGGGGATCTGACTCCATCTttcaatgagagagacaaggtgggggaggtaatatcttttatgggaccaacttctattggtgagaaaggcaagcttttgagtttatgcacagctctttttcaggtctgggaaacatactcagcATTTCTAGAAGCagttattacaacaatctataacctatTAACAACTccctctccctacccccacccacttcctttcctccctatggatgtagaggtgttaacaggctacATTACCTTGAACGGTCCCTTGAAACATGTGTTAACTACatatgctgaacaatctgtttcaccttgtatttatttgtgacactctgagtatgtttcccagacctaaagaagagctctgtgtaagcccaGAAACGTGCCTCTCTCACcagcaggagttggtccaataaaagatattacctcacccaccttgtctctctaatgaccGGGACTCATATGGCTACAACACTACATATTTCTATAATGCTATTAGAGCTGTTCAGAACACAGAAATCCCATCCTGCAAGAAATACtgctattttgacatttttttccctatcctggaacagaatggaaaaaaaaatcaaactatcaAACATTTTAATGGAACGGGAAGCTCGGAAAAATGTCCActcaaatgtcaaaatgaaaaatgttaacaCTTTCAATCTCAATGCtttgtttgaaattttcccattaaaaacacaaatcagAAAGTGTTGCCAACATTgacattttccagcaaaaaaattCGACCTGGCATTTTGTTACCAACAGTTTCCAGTGGATAAATGTTTGTTAGCAATGGTTTCCAGTGGATAAATTTCAACCAAATAACTactatgtgatttttttcatgctTAGCAGGACACAGGTAATGTACTTACTGAATGCAGTGTCCAGCAGTGAGAACCCAGCATGGTTCAATCAGAGCTCCTCCACAGAAGTGTCCCTTTGGCATGGGAGGCCTCCATGGACACTTGCTCTGCAGAGATGCCATCCAGGGATGTTTGCCAGATATGGTCTTGGCCCCACCATAAATCCTTTTGAGTGTTCTCTGAGCCTCTGGCTGTCCACACGTATTGAATGTCTTACCCACTACAGGAAGAATGGCTGGGGTGACTGTAGTCGCTGGAGTCTTTTCTGCAGGGGAGACATACAGGCAGAGCTGAACTTGCTACAGGCAGAGACTGAACTTGCTATAATGATTATAAATCTCAGGAATGGACATGGCAACACATTTTGGGAATGTCTGGCACAGTTATAGGACTGGAAGTGTTATGACATACTacaagaagcttacaagaagtggaaggttggacatatgaccagggaagagtataaaaatattgctcgggcatgtaggaaagatatcaggagggccaaatcgcacctggagctgcagctagcaagagatgtcaagagtaacaagaagggtttcttcaggtatgttggcaacaagaagaaagccaaggaaagtgtgggccccttactgaatgagggaggcaagctagtgacagaggatgtggaaaaagctaatgtactcattgctttttttgcctctgttttcactaacaaggtcagctcccagactgctgtgctgggcaacacaaaatggggaagagatggccagccctctgtagagatagaggtggttagggactatttagaaaagctggacgtgcacaagtccatggggccggacgaattgcatccgagagtgctgaaggaattggcggctgtgattgcagagcccttggccattatctttgaaaactcgtggcgaacgggggaagtcccggatgactggaaaaaggctaatgtagtgcccatctttaaaaaagggaagaaggaggatcctgggaactacaggccggtcagcctcacctcagtccctggaaaaatcatggagcaggtcctcaaagaatcaatcctgaagcacttagaggagaggaaagtgatcaggaacagtcagcatggattcaccaagggaaggtcatgcctgactaatctaatcgccttttatgatgagattactggttctgtggatgaagggaaagcagtggatgtattgtttcttgactttagcaaagcttttgacacggtctcccacagcattcttgtcagcaagttaaggaagtatgggccggatgaatgcactataaggtgggtagaaagctggctagattgtcgggctcaacgggtagtgatcaatggctccatgtctagttggcagccggtgtcaagtggagtgccccaggggtcggtcctggggcccgttttgttcaatatcttcataaatgatctggaggatggtgtggattgcactctcagcaaatttgcggatgatactaactgggaggagtggtagataggctggaggggagggataggatacagaaggacctagacaaattggaggattgggccaaa is a genomic window containing:
- the HABP2 gene encoding hyaluronan-binding protein 2, which produces MVNGAVSLWVLPLTLLLGNAPFCLSSLFSSLVDLQIDRTDYYEYSDEYVVPKENTAATDREYLTYPDWFYEYFGYNGIKIDPCSSKPCKNNGECKRNRNRYTCLCPMPYAGTRCEKVKNVCERNSCRQGDCLIMLTPPYSQCACRHPYKPPYCNKVSAACKPNPCKNGGVCLQRRLRSKFSCQCAEPFRGRFCEIGPEDCYEQDGHEYRGKVSQTRSGKTCLHWNSNLLLDESYNAFMEDAEYYGIGDHNFCRNPDGDVKPWCFIKTDNKVKWDSCDVSPCSVTEKTPATTVTPAILPVVGKTFNTCGQPEAQRTLKRIYGGAKTISGKHPWMASLQSKCPWRPPMPKGHFCGGALIEPCWVLTAGHCIHLHTDNLQVSLGKQDVEKTEYHEQKFDVEKIIRHGHYKERNDIPFNDIALLKLKPVHGHCALETKYVKTVCLPSAPFPDGTECYISGWGDTETGEGSRQLLDARVKLISKTQCNARRAYDNKLDESMLCAGNLQTPGVDTCQGDSGGPLTCVQNGSYYVYGIVSWGEQCGIKDKPGVYTQVTRFLNWIKSKIQQESSSRE